A genomic window from Methylorubrum extorquens includes:
- the gph gene encoding phosphoglycolate phosphatase (PGP is an essential enzyme in the glycolate salvage pathway in higher organisms (photorespiration in plants). Phosphoglycolate results from the oxidase activity of RubisCO in the Calvin cycle when concentrations of carbon dioxide are low relative to oxygen. This enzyme is a member of the Haloacid Dehalogenase (HAD) superfamily of aspartate-nucleophile hydrolase enzymes (PF00702).) produces the protein MNAHSSPIVVFDLDGTLAETAGDLIGTLNVILARDGHAPLPLEQARDLLGAGARALIQRGFTVAGASLTPERLETLFQDFLAYYGEHLTDNSYLFPGVVESLDRLEAAGFRLAICTNKVESHAVALLDALGIGHRFHTIVGKETFAFSKPDPRHITATIERAGGDLHRAVMVGDSKADVAAAKAAGIPVVGVTFGYTPVPMRELAPDWVIEHFDALPEAVDALLARETVKPAA, from the coding sequence ATGAACGCGCACAGCTCCCCGATCGTCGTGTTCGATCTCGACGGTACCCTCGCCGAGACCGCGGGCGACCTGATCGGCACCCTCAACGTCATCCTCGCCCGGGACGGCCACGCGCCGCTCCCCCTCGAACAGGCCCGCGACCTGCTCGGCGCAGGCGCGCGTGCCCTGATCCAGCGCGGCTTTACGGTCGCGGGTGCGAGCCTGACACCGGAGCGGCTCGAAACGCTGTTCCAGGACTTCCTCGCCTATTACGGCGAGCATCTCACCGACAATTCCTATCTCTTCCCCGGCGTGGTCGAGTCGCTGGACCGGCTGGAGGCGGCGGGATTTCGCCTCGCGATCTGCACCAACAAGGTCGAGTCGCACGCCGTGGCGTTGCTCGATGCGCTGGGCATCGGCCATCGCTTCCACACGATCGTCGGCAAGGAGACCTTCGCCTTCTCGAAGCCGGATCCGCGCCACATCACCGCGACCATCGAGCGCGCCGGGGGCGATCTCCACCGCGCCGTGATGGTGGGAGATTCCAAGGCCGACGTCGCCGCGGCCAAGGCCGCCGGCATCCCAGTCGTCGGCGTGACCTTCGGCTATACCCCAGTGCCGATGCGCGAACTTGCGCCCGACTGGGTCATCGAGCATTTCGACGCCCTGCCCGAGGCGGTCGACGCCCTGCTCGCCCGCGAGACCGTGAAACCGGCCGCCTAA
- a CDS encoding TAXI family TRAP transporter solute-binding subunit: MRREWLYVLLALGFAAVAGLVVTLSRPTLLTVAVGPRDGVEAGLIETYARALTRNHEDVRLKVAPFDDVRDSAAALEQGRADLAVVRPDVKLPDNGLTLAILHDEALIVAAPETSGIESFSDLSTRRLGVVTRHEADLPVLTSLLDFYDFKAAPEAEALGSDALAAGRIGLVPLKASEITGALEAKRVDAVAIIASPTAKPAQAMLRAVEAAAPERKVTLVSVPDGKAIVQRMPTLQAVTLSAGTFGGRPKRPEEDVETVGVSYRLMARGAVSRVAVASVVQHLFEWRSRLAASAPIAHQMKPPDYDTTVTATSAQLPNHPGAVDYFEREQQTFLDRYEDWIYLFAFFGGTLGSGVAWLGQRLARKRRERIDIVLDRLLDILAEAREAQSSAALDALTRETDALIADVVRQARERSIDSRMISALILAIDAVNGALDDGRRAFEPGADPNTGSRSRTARLLSLSLPAAE, encoded by the coding sequence ATGAGGCGCGAATGGCTCTACGTGCTGCTGGCCCTCGGCTTCGCGGCGGTAGCCGGCCTCGTCGTCACCCTATCACGTCCCACACTGCTCACGGTGGCGGTCGGCCCGCGCGACGGGGTCGAAGCGGGGCTGATCGAGACCTATGCGCGGGCGCTGACCCGCAATCACGAGGACGTGCGCCTGAAGGTCGCGCCCTTTGACGACGTGCGCGACAGTGCTGCCGCCCTGGAGCAGGGCCGCGCCGACCTCGCCGTGGTGCGGCCCGATGTGAAGCTACCGGATAATGGCCTGACGCTGGCCATCCTCCACGACGAGGCGCTGATCGTCGCCGCCCCGGAAACCAGCGGGATCGAGAGTTTTTCGGATCTCTCGACCCGGCGCCTCGGGGTCGTCACGCGCCACGAGGCCGACCTGCCGGTGCTGACGAGCCTGCTCGACTTCTACGACTTCAAGGCGGCCCCGGAGGCCGAGGCGCTCGGCAGCGACGCCCTCGCGGCCGGTCGCATCGGCCTCGTGCCGCTGAAAGCCTCCGAGATCACCGGAGCGCTGGAAGCCAAGCGGGTCGATGCGGTGGCGATCATCGCCTCGCCCACCGCCAAACCGGCGCAGGCGATGCTGCGGGCGGTCGAGGCGGCCGCGCCGGAGCGCAAGGTCACCCTCGTCAGCGTGCCCGACGGCAAGGCGATCGTGCAGCGCATGCCGACGCTCCAGGCCGTCACGCTCTCGGCAGGCACCTTCGGCGGACGACCCAAGCGCCCGGAGGAGGATGTCGAGACGGTGGGCGTCTCCTACCGGCTGATGGCCCGCGGCGCGGTGAGCCGCGTCGCCGTCGCCTCCGTGGTGCAGCACCTGTTCGAGTGGCGCTCGCGCCTCGCGGCCTCCGCCCCGATCGCCCACCAGATGAAGCCGCCGGACTACGACACCACCGTCACGGCCACGAGTGCCCAGCTTCCCAACCATCCCGGCGCGGTGGACTATTTCGAGCGCGAGCAGCAGACCTTCCTCGATCGCTACGAGGATTGGATCTACCTGTTCGCCTTCTTCGGCGGCACGCTGGGCTCGGGCGTCGCATGGCTCGGCCAGCGCCTCGCCCGCAAACGGCGCGAGCGTATCGACATCGTCCTCGACCGCCTGCTCGACATCCTGGCCGAGGCCCGCGAAGCGCAATCGTCGGCCGCCCTCGACGCGCTCACCCGCGAGACCGACGCGCTGATCGCCGACGTGGTGCGCCAAGCCCGCGAGCGCAGCATCGATTCGCGGATGATCTCCGCGCTGATCCTCGCCATCGACGCGGTGAACGGCGCCCTCGATGACGGCCGCCGTGCGTTCGAGCCCGGCGCCGACCCGAACACCGGCAGCCGCTCGCGCACGGCGCGGCTGCTGTCGCTGAGCCTGCCGGCGGCGGAGTAG
- a CDS encoding argininosuccinate synthase, translated as MSDASPNKSVKKVVLAYSGGLDTSIILKWLQTTYGCEVVTFTADLGQGEELEPARRKAELLGIKPENIFIEDLREEFVRDYVFPMFRANAVYEGIYLLGTSIARPLIAKKQIEIAERVGADAVCHGATGKGNDQVRFELGYYALKPDVTVIAPWREWDLRSREQLIAFAEQHQIPIAKDKRGESPFSVDANLLHASSEGKVLEDPAVEVPDYVYSRTLSPEDAPDTPTIVTIGFERGDAVSIDGEALSPATLLAKLNELGHANGIGRLDLVENRFVGMKSRGMYETPGGTILLPAHRAIESITLDRGAAHLKDQLMPQYAELIYNGFWFSPEREMLQALIDKSQEKVTGEVRLKLYKGGVHVIGRTSPHSLYDQDLVTFEEGAVAYDHRDAAGFIKLNALRLRTLAQRKKREG; from the coding sequence ATGTCCGACGCCAGCCCCAACAAATCCGTCAAGAAGGTCGTTCTCGCCTATTCCGGCGGGCTCGACACCTCGATCATCCTCAAGTGGCTTCAGACCACCTATGGCTGCGAGGTCGTGACCTTCACCGCCGATCTCGGCCAGGGCGAAGAGCTGGAGCCGGCGCGCCGCAAGGCCGAGCTGCTCGGCATCAAGCCGGAAAACATCTTCATCGAAGACCTGCGCGAGGAATTCGTCCGCGACTACGTGTTCCCGATGTTCCGGGCCAACGCGGTCTACGAGGGGATCTACCTGCTGGGCACTTCGATCGCCCGGCCGCTGATCGCCAAGAAGCAGATCGAGATCGCCGAGCGCGTCGGGGCCGACGCCGTGTGTCACGGCGCCACCGGCAAGGGCAACGATCAGGTCCGGTTCGAACTCGGCTACTATGCGCTCAAGCCCGACGTGACGGTGATCGCCCCCTGGCGCGAGTGGGACCTGCGCTCGCGCGAGCAGCTCATCGCGTTTGCCGAGCAGCACCAGATCCCGATTGCCAAGGACAAGCGCGGCGAGAGCCCGTTCTCGGTCGATGCCAACCTCCTGCACGCCTCCTCCGAGGGCAAGGTTCTGGAGGATCCGGCGGTCGAGGTGCCGGATTACGTCTATTCGCGTACCCTCTCTCCCGAGGACGCGCCGGACACGCCCACCATCGTCACCATCGGCTTCGAGCGGGGCGACGCCGTCTCCATCGACGGCGAGGCGCTCTCGCCCGCCACGCTGCTGGCCAAGCTGAACGAGCTCGGCCACGCCAACGGCATCGGCCGGCTCGATCTGGTCGAGAACCGCTTCGTCGGCATGAAGAGCCGCGGCATGTACGAGACTCCCGGCGGCACGATCCTGCTGCCGGCCCACCGCGCCATCGAGTCGATCACGCTGGATCGGGGCGCCGCCCACCTCAAGGACCAGCTGATGCCGCAATACGCAGAGCTGATCTACAACGGCTTCTGGTTCTCGCCCGAGCGCGAGATGCTCCAGGCGCTGATCGACAAGAGCCAGGAGAAGGTGACCGGCGAGGTACGGCTCAAGCTCTACAAGGGCGGCGTCCACGTCATCGGCCGGACGAGCCCGCACTCGCTCTACGATCAGGACCTCGTCACCTTCGAGGAGGGCGCCGTCGCCTACGACCACCGCGACGCGGCCGGCTTCATCAAGCTCAACGCCCTGCGCCTGCGTACCCTGGCGCAGCGCAAGAAACGCGAGGGCTGA
- a CDS encoding DUF2059 domain-containing protein, translating into MVLRLAALGGPCLAALLSQAVLVPAAHAQQPAAKPPAASPKPTAKPGTAPPPAPAPEPDLSAAHLALAREVMLSSGIARSFDSIIPTMAEQIRKNAVTRPDLAKDLDEVLKGLDSEMELQKQRLITIAARIYAKRLNEAELKDIVAFFRSPAGKRYVETQPQILDDMVGAMQDWTQEVSEYIMVRTRAEMGKRGHQLQ; encoded by the coding sequence ATGGTTCTCCGTCTTGCCGCCCTGGGCGGCCCCTGCCTCGCGGCCCTTCTGTCGCAGGCCGTTCTCGTGCCGGCGGCGCACGCGCAACAGCCGGCCGCCAAGCCCCCGGCCGCCTCCCCCAAGCCGACGGCGAAGCCCGGAACGGCCCCGCCGCCGGCCCCCGCGCCGGAGCCGGATCTCAGCGCCGCCCACCTCGCACTCGCCCGCGAGGTGATGCTGAGTTCCGGCATCGCCCGCTCCTTCGACTCGATCATCCCGACCATGGCCGAGCAGATCCGCAAGAACGCGGTGACGCGGCCCGACCTCGCCAAGGATCTGGACGAGGTGCTGAAAGGTCTCGATTCCGAGATGGAACTGCAGAAGCAGCGGCTCATCACTATCGCCGCGCGCATCTACGCCAAGCGCCTGAACGAGGCCGAGCTGAAGGACATCGTCGCCTTCTTCCGCTCGCCCGCGGGCAAGCGCTACGTCGAGACCCAGCCGCAGATCCTCGATGACATGGTCGGCGCCATGCAGGATTGGACCCAGGAAGTCTCGGAATACATCATGGTTCGCACCCGCGCCGAGATGGGCAAGCGCGGCCACCAGCTCCAGTGA
- a CDS encoding DUF4424 family protein: MKRGWITGTVPGALILALASVTLPVRANDSAATLDAGGLVLVRDAEIELASEDLRIGIDRIDVDYVFRNRSKAPRTLRLAFPLPPIDGAELSFSALSLPVRGSANFVGFTVKADGRTIEPALEERAFHGTQEITERLKQQGLPLNPLRREELETALKRLSPADLQALHKADLLSDATPDAGAQWRSEAKFHWEQVFPADAELRIAHSYAPIAGNWFLSPKDAAARDFRARYCLDDAGLSGIRRLAAAKPEGYTRAFEVPYIVTTARNWAGRIGRFTLTVDKGRADALVSFCRQGVRKTGPTTFVWEARDYVPDSDLRVLLVSNDPAFLGDR; encoded by the coding sequence ATGAAGCGAGGATGGATCACGGGAACGGTGCCGGGCGCCCTCATTCTGGCGCTGGCATCCGTGACCTTACCCGTCCGGGCGAACGACAGCGCCGCCACCCTCGACGCGGGCGGCCTCGTTCTGGTGCGCGATGCCGAGATCGAACTGGCGAGCGAGGATCTTCGCATCGGCATCGACCGCATCGACGTCGATTACGTCTTCCGCAACCGCTCGAAGGCGCCGCGCACCCTGCGCCTCGCCTTCCCGCTCCCGCCCATCGACGGGGCCGAACTCTCGTTCAGCGCCCTCTCGCTGCCGGTTCGGGGAAGCGCCAACTTCGTCGGCTTCACGGTCAAGGCCGACGGCCGAACGATCGAGCCGGCCCTGGAGGAGCGCGCGTTCCACGGTACGCAGGAGATCACGGAACGCCTCAAACAGCAGGGGCTTCCGCTCAACCCGCTGCGGCGCGAAGAGTTGGAAACGGCGCTCAAGCGGCTCTCGCCGGCCGACCTCCAGGCCTTGCACAAGGCCGACCTGCTGTCCGATGCGACGCCGGACGCCGGCGCGCAGTGGCGCAGCGAGGCCAAGTTCCATTGGGAGCAGGTGTTTCCGGCGGACGCCGAGCTGCGCATCGCCCATAGCTATGCGCCGATCGCCGGCAACTGGTTCCTCTCGCCCAAGGACGCCGCGGCGCGCGATTTCCGCGCGCGCTACTGCCTCGACGATGCCGGCCTCTCCGGAATCCGACGTCTCGCCGCGGCGAAGCCCGAGGGCTACACCCGCGCCTTCGAGGTGCCCTACATCGTCACCACGGCCCGCAACTGGGCCGGGCGCATCGGCCGCTTCACCCTGACGGTGGACAAGGGCCGTGCGGACGCCCTCGTCAGCTTCTGCCGCCAGGGCGTGCGCAAGACGGGTCCGACCACCTTCGTCTGGGAAGCCCGCGACTACGTCCCGGATTCCGACCTGCGCGTGCTCCTCGTCTCGAACGATCCCGCCTTCCTAGGGGATCGCTGA
- the rpiA gene encoding ribose-5-phosphate isomerase RpiA, with protein MSAPDLKRAAAERAIPLVEDGMRLGIGTGSTAAAFITLLGERVRAGLKLTGVPTSEATRLACEREGIPLATLEELPELDLTIDGADEVDGSLRLIKGGGAALLREKIVAVASRRMVVIADAGKQVETLGAFPLPVEVNLFGIGATTRAVEAAVAGAGCTGEIVRRHDASGAPLLTDGGHAILDLRLGRIPDPEALSARLWAVPGVVEHGLFLGIADAAILAAAEGDAAVVSVLGRL; from the coding sequence GTGAGCGCGCCGGATCTGAAGCGGGCGGCGGCCGAGCGCGCGATCCCCCTGGTCGAGGACGGGATGCGCCTCGGCATCGGCACGGGCAGCACGGCCGCGGCCTTCATCACGCTTTTGGGCGAGCGCGTGCGTGCGGGCCTCAAACTGACCGGCGTGCCGACCTCGGAGGCGACCCGCCTCGCCTGCGAGCGCGAGGGTATCCCGCTCGCCACCCTCGAAGAACTGCCCGAACTCGATCTCACCATCGACGGGGCCGACGAGGTCGATGGAAGCTTGCGCCTCATCAAGGGGGGCGGTGCCGCCCTGTTGCGCGAGAAGATCGTCGCGGTCGCGAGCCGCCGCATGGTGGTGATCGCCGACGCCGGGAAGCAAGTCGAGACCCTGGGCGCCTTTCCGCTGCCGGTGGAGGTGAACCTGTTCGGCATCGGCGCCACCACCCGCGCCGTCGAGGCGGCGGTGGCGGGAGCCGGCTGCACGGGCGAGATCGTGCGCCGCCACGACGCGTCCGGCGCGCCGCTGCTGACCGACGGCGGCCACGCCATCCTCGATCTGCGGCTCGGCCGCATTCCCGATCCGGAGGCTCTGTCGGCCCGGCTCTGGGCGGTGCCGGGCGTGGTCGAGCACGGCCTGTTCCTCGGCATTGCCGACGCGGCCATCCTCGCTGCGGCCGAGGGTGATGCGGCCGTTGTCAGCGTTCTCGGCCGCCTCTGA
- a CDS encoding RecX family transcriptional regulator, with translation MIARTVSSRSEGRPEARPEPPVTPAWLERVTTHYLDRYGASSEMLRRVLARRVERRCRSRDEDASAHAGLIEETVARAQRAGLVDDARFAAARLRGLRRRGTSTRQAQARLAAKGIDRETIAATLAEEDEAAGTQGGEADTEEKAALAYARRRRLGPYRRPETREAHRDRDLAAMARAGFSYALAKAVLAGEADEDATSVNQE, from the coding sequence ATGATCGCCCGAACCGTTTCAAGCCGAAGTGAAGGCAGACCCGAAGCAAGGCCCGAGCCGCCGGTCACGCCTGCGTGGCTGGAACGGGTGACGACGCATTATCTCGACCGCTACGGCGCCTCGTCCGAGATGCTGCGCCGGGTGCTCGCTCGCCGTGTCGAGCGCCGCTGCCGCTCCCGCGACGAGGATGCGAGCGCGCATGCCGGGTTGATCGAGGAGACGGTCGCCCGTGCGCAGCGGGCCGGGCTCGTGGACGATGCGCGCTTTGCCGCCGCCCGCTTGCGGGGTCTGAGGCGGCGCGGCACGTCGACCCGGCAGGCGCAGGCGCGGCTTGCCGCCAAGGGGATCGACCGGGAGACGATCGCGGCGACCCTCGCCGAGGAGGACGAGGCGGCCGGGACGCAAGGTGGCGAGGCCGATACCGAGGAAAAGGCAGCCCTCGCTTATGCCCGCCGCCGCCGCCTCGGCCCCTATCGCCGGCCGGAAACCCGCGAGGCCCACCGCGACCGCGACCTCGCCGCCATGGCGCGGGCCGGCTTCTCCTACGCGCTCGCCAAGGCCGTGCTCGCCGGCGAGGCAGATGAAGACGCGACATCCGTCAAC
- a CDS encoding 2-hydroxychromene-2-carboxylate isomerase, translating to MPRRATLEFWYEFASTYSYLSAMRIEALAKTADVELRWRPFLLGPIFASQGWTNSPFNLYPAKGRNMWRDLDREAARLGLPPVTRPNPFPQNSLSAVRVATYGADQDWLVPFSKAVFETSFAKGGSIAEPAAVGRILDALGLDGTQILKAAASEANKGRLKVAGEEARSRGIYGAPSFLTEDGELFWGNDRLEQALAWAAGDRPDGLQ from the coding sequence ATGCCGCGGCGAGCGACCCTGGAATTCTGGTACGAGTTCGCCTCGACCTACTCCTACCTCTCGGCCATGCGCATCGAGGCGCTGGCCAAGACCGCCGATGTCGAGCTGCGCTGGCGACCGTTCCTGCTCGGGCCGATCTTCGCGTCGCAGGGTTGGACCAACTCGCCGTTCAACCTCTACCCGGCCAAGGGGCGCAACATGTGGCGCGACCTTGACCGCGAGGCCGCCCGGCTCGGGCTCCCGCCGGTCACGCGCCCCAATCCCTTCCCGCAGAATTCGCTGAGCGCGGTGCGCGTGGCGACCTACGGCGCCGATCAGGACTGGCTGGTGCCGTTTTCGAAGGCGGTGTTCGAGACGAGTTTTGCCAAGGGCGGCTCCATCGCCGAGCCGGCAGCAGTGGGGCGCATCCTCGATGCACTTGGGCTCGACGGCACCCAGATCCTCAAGGCGGCAGCCTCGGAGGCCAACAAGGGCCGCCTGAAGGTGGCCGGCGAGGAGGCCCGCTCCCGCGGCATCTACGGCGCGCCGAGCTTTCTCACCGAGGACGGCGAACTGTTCTGGGGCAACGACCGCCTGGAACAGGCGCTCGCCTGGGCTGCGGGCGACCGGCCCGATGGCCTGCAGTAA
- the gorA gene encoding glutathione-disulfide reductase → MGQSCDVDLFVIGGGSGGVRAARIAAGHGARVMLAEEYRVGGTCVIRGCVPKKLMVYAGRFTDEFEDAAGFGWHLEPPRFDWAALKRSRDAEVARLEGIYGRNLAGAGVEVVADRAVIEDPHTVRLVNSGRRVRAKFILIATGATPVREPLIPGAEFAIDSNGVFELETQPERILVVGGGYIAVEFAGVFASLGSKTTLLHRGTSLLRGFDPEIADALGEAYAKRMDLRLNQTVERLERDGSAIRATLNGGESLTVDCVLVATGRRPNVAGLGLERVGIDLDERGAIPVEADSRTKVPSIYAVGDVNGRAALTPVAIREGHAFADTVFGQKPWCVDHRLIATAVFSTPEVGVIGHNEDVARRCYGDIDVYKASFRPMKATLSGRDERVIMKVLVDRASDRVVGVHVLGTDAGEIIQAIGIAVTMGATKADFDRTIAVHPTLGEELVTMRTPHVVKHPVGVG, encoded by the coding sequence ATGGGCCAGTCTTGCGACGTCGATCTGTTCGTGATCGGCGGCGGTTCGGGCGGGGTGCGGGCGGCCCGCATCGCCGCAGGCCACGGCGCGCGGGTGATGCTGGCCGAGGAGTATCGCGTCGGCGGCACCTGCGTGATCCGCGGCTGCGTGCCGAAGAAGCTGATGGTCTATGCCGGCCGCTTCACCGACGAGTTCGAGGACGCCGCCGGCTTCGGCTGGCACCTCGAGCCACCGCGCTTCGACTGGGCCGCGCTGAAGCGCTCCCGCGATGCCGAGGTGGCGCGGCTGGAAGGCATCTACGGCCGCAACCTCGCGGGTGCCGGCGTCGAGGTGGTGGCCGACCGCGCGGTGATCGAGGACCCGCACACGGTGCGCCTCGTCAATTCGGGCCGGCGCGTGCGCGCAAAGTTCATCCTGATCGCGACCGGCGCCACGCCCGTGCGCGAGCCGCTGATTCCGGGTGCGGAATTCGCGATCGATTCGAACGGCGTGTTCGAGCTGGAGACCCAACCGGAGCGCATCCTCGTGGTCGGCGGCGGCTACATCGCCGTGGAATTCGCGGGCGTCTTCGCCAGCCTCGGATCGAAGACCACGCTGCTCCATCGCGGAACGAGCCTGCTGCGCGGCTTCGACCCCGAGATCGCAGACGCGCTCGGCGAGGCCTATGCCAAGCGGATGGACCTGCGCCTGAATCAGACCGTCGAGCGCCTGGAGCGCGACGGATCGGCGATCCGCGCCACCCTGAACGGGGGCGAGAGCCTCACCGTCGATTGCGTGCTGGTGGCCACCGGCCGGCGCCCCAACGTCGCCGGGCTCGGGCTGGAGCGGGTCGGGATCGACCTCGACGAACGCGGCGCGATCCCGGTCGAGGCGGACTCGCGCACGAAGGTGCCCTCGATCTACGCCGTCGGCGACGTGAACGGCCGCGCCGCACTCACCCCCGTGGCGATTCGCGAGGGCCACGCCTTCGCCGACACGGTGTTCGGGCAAAAACCCTGGTGCGTCGATCACCGCCTGATCGCCACCGCCGTGTTCTCGACGCCGGAGGTCGGCGTGATCGGCCACAACGAGGACGTCGCCCGGCGCTGCTACGGCGACATCGACGTCTACAAGGCGAGCTTCCGTCCGATGAAGGCGACGCTCTCGGGCCGCGACGAGCGGGTGATCATGAAGGTTCTGGTGGACCGCGCCAGCGACCGGGTGGTCGGCGTCCACGTCCTCGGGACGGATGCCGGCGAGATCATCCAGGCCATCGGCATCGCCGTCACCATGGGCGCGACCAAGGCCGATTTCGACCGCACCATCGCCGTGCACCCGACGCTGGGCGAGGAACTGGTGACGATGCGGACGCCCCATGTGGTGAAGCACCCGGTGGGGGTGGGATAG
- a CDS encoding O-antigen ligase family protein — MMALANRSSPLVVGIAALLFLAGAVAERGGRAASDVISPLRAPLGLAALAFLGWCLVSLAWSPFPALWGRVLSEFLPTLAAAAILARLAPARLPAWALPLGAGLLAAACLFIAGSLALGLAPQAWLGQRVALFMFNRPLLTVLLLAGPLAAFLALRGHRLAAGVLLAVASLAILRSISGAAILGLLAGAAMFGVGRLFPRSMALALAALVLGLAFALAPVEGDILHRLMPEAAHERLTQSSSRARVAIAQSFGAAVAQAPWIGSGYGMGLRFAEVPAAQALEPEMRAMLAVGHPHNSFLQIWAELGLVGAALAALVAFLVLRAAATLPRLLFATALGLLGAAVAVMFVEHGAWQGWWTAGLAAAITWLRAAACAKSPYEPARESEAARS; from the coding sequence ATGATGGCGCTCGCCAACCGGTCGAGCCCGCTCGTCGTCGGTATCGCGGCGCTGCTGTTCCTCGCCGGCGCCGTTGCCGAGCGCGGCGGGCGCGCCGCCTCCGACGTGATCAGCCCCCTGCGCGCCCCACTTGGCCTTGCCGCGCTGGCCTTCCTCGGCTGGTGCCTCGTCTCGCTGGCCTGGAGCCCGTTTCCCGCGCTCTGGGGGCGCGTGCTGTCCGAGTTCCTACCGACGCTCGCCGCCGCGGCGATCCTGGCCCGGCTCGCGCCGGCCCGGCTTCCGGCCTGGGCGCTGCCCCTCGGTGCCGGCCTGCTCGCTGCCGCCTGCCTTTTTATCGCGGGAAGCCTCGCCCTCGGGCTGGCGCCGCAGGCGTGGCTCGGGCAGCGCGTGGCCCTGTTCATGTTCAACCGCCCGCTGCTGACGGTGCTGCTGCTCGCCGGGCCGCTCGCCGCCTTCCTCGCCCTGCGCGGCCATCGCCTCGCCGCCGGGGTCCTGCTCGCGGTGGCGAGCCTCGCCATCCTGCGCTCGATCAGCGGCGCGGCTATCCTCGGACTGCTCGCGGGCGCTGCGATGTTTGGGGTCGGGCGCCTGTTCCCGAGATCCATGGCCCTGGCGCTTGCGGCGCTGGTCCTCGGGCTTGCCTTCGCCCTGGCCCCGGTCGAGGGCGACATCCTCCACCGGCTGATGCCGGAGGCGGCGCATGAGCGGCTGACCCAGTCTTCGTCGCGGGCGCGGGTCGCCATCGCCCAGAGCTTCGGCGCCGCGGTGGCCCAGGCCCCGTGGATCGGCTCCGGTTACGGCATGGGCCTGCGTTTCGCCGAGGTGCCGGCGGCCCAAGCGCTCGAACCGGAAATGCGGGCGATGCTGGCCGTCGGCCACCCGCATAACAGCTTCCTTCAGATCTGGGCCGAACTCGGCCTCGTCGGCGCGGCGCTCGCGGCGCTGGTCGCCTTCCTGGTCCTAAGGGCGGCGGCGACGCTGCCGCGCCTGCTGTTCGCAACGGCACTCGGCTTACTGGGCGCGGCGGTGGCGGTGATGTTCGTCGAGCACGGCGCGTGGCAGGGATGGTGGACGGCGGGCCTCGCGGCCGCCATCACATGGCTGCGGGCGGCGGCTTGCGCCAAATCCCCATACGAGCCCGCACGCGAGAGCGAAGCCGCGCGCTCATGA